One part of the Rutidosis leptorrhynchoides isolate AG116_Rl617_1_P2 chromosome 1, CSIRO_AGI_Rlap_v1, whole genome shotgun sequence genome encodes these proteins:
- the LOC139889459 gene encoding uncharacterized protein, which produces MWQLLLAATIAGSGYFAKQLLYRNDYKPTNDSSKNAQIDDADDKASIFRFSSASNESKILGKKLKGGIKGKNERKLGSDKKLSDDQMKNGRKFAVCLKKRRIGKNASAKCDSSDVKDKSSFGYGVGVGMMYMMSTGKAEIDKLNTTVDETAKMVQELKSEICKMKSLCDSKIERIANVKRSGIKSGQSSFKNGDFVEDHGLLLMSDEGGYASSILTEDPHRDVAEMDQLEAELESELLKLQLSATQTSSCFQNETSTENLAKSHVVLDYESNHCKSVMPSELNQKLCHLLIEQQESQIVDLECELQHTNSKLVEKESELQALKDCVKRLTDFSLTCPTDEEREDQVHESPNKMINGNGRSMVGIKRTIDFE; this is translated from the exons ATGTGGCAACTTTTGCTAGCTGCAACAATTGCAGGATCTGGGTATTTTGCCAAACAACTTCTCTACAGAAATGATTACAAACCCACAAATGATTCCTCAAAAAATGCACAAATCGATGATGCTGATGATAAAGCTTCAATTTTTAGGTTTTCTAGTGCTTCTAATGAATCAAAGATTTTGGGGAAGAAATTGAAAGGTGGAATTAAAGGAAAGAATGAAAGAAAATTGGGATCTGATAAGAAACTTAGTGATGATCAGATGAAAAATGGGAGGAAATTTGCTGTTTGTTTGAAGAAGAGGCGAATTGGAAAAAATGCGTCTGCTAAATGTGATTCTTCTGATGTTAAAG ACAAATCATCTTTCGGTTATGGAGTTGGAGTTGGAATGATGTACATGATGTCAACCGGGAAAGCCGAAATTGATAAGTTAAATACAACAGTAGATGAGACTGCTAAGATGGTTCAAGAATTAAAATCCGAGATTTGTAAAATGAAATCATTGTGTGATTCAAAAATTGAACGAATTGCAAATGTGAAGCGTTCGGGTATTAAATCTGGTCAATCATCTTTTAAGAACGGCGATTTTGTTGAAGATCACGGTTTGCTGCTAATGAGTGATGAAGGCGGATATGCAAGTAGCATTCTCACAGAAGATCCTCATCGAGACGTTGCGGAAATGGATCAGTTAGAAGCCGAACTCGAGTCTGAACTTTTAAAGCTTCAATTGTCTGCTACTCAAACATCATCTTGCTTTCAG AATGAAACTTCAACTGAAAATCTGGCCAAGTCACATGTCGTTCTTGATTATGAAAGTAACCACTGTAAGAGTGTAATGCCATCTGAACTTAATCAGAAACTATGCCATCTTCTAATTGAACAACAAGAAAGTCAAATCGTTGACTTAGAGTGTGAATTGCAACACACAAATTCCAAGCTTGTGGAGAAAGAATCTGAGCTCCAAGCATTAAAGGATTGTGTTAAACGCCTCACTGATTTTTCTCTGACATGTCCCACAG ATGAAGAAAGAGAAGACCAAGTTCATGAATCTCCTAACAAGATGATAAATGGTAATGGAAGATCAATGGTTGGGATCAAAAGGACAATCGACTTTGAGTAA
- the LOC139865638 gene encoding lipid phosphate phosphatase gamma-like yields the protein MSTQQLRAVTLTHVRYFKGDQLGHFLAWISLVPVFITLGGFISHFLFRRELQGMFFAFGLLISQFINELVKTSVQQARPETCVMLEMCDSHGWPSSHSQYMFFFATYFTLLTYKKIGILFRKQMLLVGIVVWPLALLTMYSRVYLGYHTVAQVFAGAGLGAVLGGGWFWVVNSVLRGVFPLIEESFFGRWFYVKDTSHIPNLLKFEYDNARAARKHSSYKRAE from the coding sequence atgtcAACTCAACAACTACGAGCAGTAACCCTAACTCACGTCCGTTACTTCAAAGGCGATCAATTAGGTCATTTTTTAGCATGGATTTCACTGGTTCCAGTCTTCATTACTCTCGGTGGTTTCATTTCTCACTTCTTATTTCGCCGTGAATTACAAGGTATGTTCTTCGCATTCGGCTTATTAATCTCTCAATTCATCAACGAATTAGTGAAAACATCCGTACAACAAGCTAGACCTGAAACTTGTGTGATGCTTGAAATGTGCGATTCACACGGTTGGCCTTCGAGTCATTCGCAGTATATGTTCTTTTTCGCTACGTATTTTACGTTACTTACGTATAAGAAGATTGGGATATTGTTTAGGAAACAGATGTTGTTAGTTGGAATTGTGGTTTGGCCATTGGCATTGTTGACTATGTATTCTAGGGTTTATTTGGGATATCATACGGTTGCTCAAGTGTTTGCGGGTGCGGGACTTGGTGCGGTTCTTGGTGGTGGGTGGTTTTGGGTTGTGAATTCGGTGTTGAGAGGTGTGTTTCCTTTGATTGAAGAGAGTTTCTTTGGTAGATGGTTTTATGTTAAGGATACGTCGCATATACCGAATTTGTTGAAGTTTGAGTATGATAATGCTAGAGCTGCGAGAAAGCATTCGTCTTATAAGCGTGCAGAATGA